AATCATTATCTataactttcttttttattgtaaataatgcTGCTTTATACTTGTATTGAATTACGTTGACACgctatacataataatatatctacTGTTGTAAATAGATTCAATATCAGAACGCAACAATTATGTAGAAGCGATAATGTCTATTGAATAAAGTACAGATTAACATAAATACGTTTCAGAAATTATGTAACTATTATCAGTTTTGTAAAGTGAAAGCAACAAATTTGATTGATTATCGATAAATTTATAGGTGTGACATAATAGGCATATATGTTtagaataagtaaaaaaattacattttaattATCTTTGGTTACCCAGTTCGAAATAGATCAGTACCCAGTAATGTCTTCTCATCATAGATTGGTTCGAAAATTATCAGATACATggtttatattatttttatatatttaaaataattcatcaaaGTTGGTCATagtgaaaaatctttttattgattatttaaaaGGTTGTGACGTTTCTATTGGCTACAGCCAATCATCTTCAGGCAATCTGTTAACATTTAATATGTTGCTTAACAATGTTTGGTTTTCGttaacattattatattatattaattttatctgAATTAATATGCATGTGTTATCACTTTTTTCTTAGATATGTGATCACATAGATTTAATTGTTTGATTGTGTTTTTACTATGACCAACTTcgacgaattatttttaatatataatcACAGTGGTCACTAATTTCAAACTCCTATATATACAGATGCACATaagaattatatataatatatatatatatatatatatatatatatatatataattcctACGTGCATCTGTTAGTGATTATGTAACTTCTGAACGACTTAACCAATTGATTTCATACTCATGCAATACATTTGTATTGTTGAGACGATAGTTCATAgctgtatacatacctatatttattattaacttATATTGCATATTAACACATCATCACTCACATACCGGACATGGCAGGATAACGTCTGCCAAGCCAGCTAGTGTGCCCATAAATTCCTGTATATCCTCTACATTCTGGCTGAAGATTGCTGTATTTTTTGCTCAATCCATTTCTTGTAATGAGCTATGCGAACATATACTCCTGGTTTATTAGCTTCTCCACAGTGTTTTCCCCAACTTGTTAAACCGTATAAAGTGAATGCATCtgtaattgttgaaaatcaaattattaatagaaatatgaaatcaCATCTTGCTACATACacaaatttatacatactGTTATGAATGCAGGCAAGAGGCCCCCCAGAATCTCCGTCGCAGCTGTCGACACCTTCATTCAAATAACCGGCACACACCATGCCGTCACTAATCGCACCTTCTCCATAAACATAATCCGCCTGACACACAGACTGATCAAGTATCGGAACCCAACCAAAGCGCAAGAAGTGTGATTGAACTGTAATAAAAgattggaaattttatttcaaatcatttgaaTAGAACAGTCATATGCACATTGTAATAGTATACACACCAGACTTTCCAGATTCAATACTACCCCAACCACTGATTGTGCAATTCAATCCTGGCAAGTATTCAACGTTTTCAGGTGGCAAGCAAATGGGCATTATATTTCTGCCTAAAGGAATCCCTTGCCCCTTTAGCATCACCAAGGCAATGTCATTGTTCATGCGTTGCCCCTTGCGAAAATCTTCATGTATATAGTAATCTTCAATGTTTGCTTCTACTTCGGTACCGTCATCAACCTATAACATAGGTATTGTACTGTTTTATGATTTACTGTAAAGCTTCTGTAACATACCCATAACCTTTTTTCCAAAACCATTGATTGCAAGTGATTGtgtaattctattttttattggTAAAGTCTGCTCACCTCTGTATTATAATCTCCAGCTCGTACAAAATACATTCCCTTATTATAGCCTTCTAAGCAGTGAGCTGCCGTTAAAACATACAATGGAGATATTATCACCGCACCACACCAATGATTCGATCTACTGTGTCCTCTAACTCTGAGACTTGCCTAGAGATAGTGAATGACCGATATCAAGAAAAGGTTCAAAACATATTCACTGGTTTAAGGGAAGGACACCTTTTCATgctcaattcatttttttaatagttttaCCTGCCATGGATATGCCCCTTTTTGAGCAACAGACCCTTGAACAACTCTGGCCATATACTCgtcattttcatcaaaatcttcAATGCGTTTACCACAATCTGTAGGCAATATATCATTGGCTGTGACCTCAGGTAAGTACGGAACTGACTTCTGAAATCGTTTTAAAACGTTtgggaatgaaataaatttgcgaaatatatCTTTCAGTAGTCCAATACTCTTGAGTAGTTATAACACCagatatttttactatttctaATATCCGTCAATCATCCAAGtgttttacaataatatgGTATTCCTGAACTGTACATATATTGAAGTTTTAATAACCGCTGTGTAAAGCAATCTGTAGAACAGGCTCATGTTGATTCATCCAAAAGAAACGAATGGGTATAATGTAATGAAACAAGTTATTTTGCATGTCtgtcaacaaaattttattctactcctattgattataatttacaGTAATACATTATCATGGAGCTAAGAAAAACTTTACTATATTTTCCGACTGTACGGAAGCCCATGTTCTAAACTTAAACGTCTGTCATAAAACTACTCTAATCTTAAAGTTTTATCGATATTAATTTACCTCATGTCTTATTACTTCTCCAGACTCACATCGCACACCGACGTCTTCGTCATGACCGCAATTGTGGCGGCCCCAATGTTCATGATCACACCTGTATAATTGTGTCTCGTTACCAGAGCAGAATAcctgtaaaaaaatgtcaaaattattattttctcatcgtATTTTAACAGTATGCCGTAGAGCGTGTATGTAATATCACACTTCATCAGATATTACTACCGTTCATCAAATTAGCAGTTACTGTTACCTCATCTAACCAAATAGGCCCATCTCCAGGTCCAAAAGCTCCATTCTTTATTGCAGTTGCAGGTCCTCCATAACCCAACGATCTACAAATGACTGTAGCAGCTGtatctgaaaaatcgtcatCACAAACCGTGCCCCAAATACCGTGGTGACGCACTTCGACTCTTCCTTCAAGAAGATTACTACCCCCAGAGAGCCTTAGCTCAAAAGGTGCCTATAAACGTTCACGTAATCAATTATAATGGGATTAATGGTACtctaaatttatttactcttttggaatattttgtttcatataTGTGGATGTTACCTCACAATGCTCTGGACCTTCATCAGAACGATCACTACAATCTACAACTTCATCGCATATGAATGGTGTTGGAATACACTCGGGACTGTTGTCACACTTCCATGACCCATCTTGACATGTGTTCACTGCTGTTTTGCAAACTATACCAACAGCCTCTTCAGGGAGGCAGTTGTGAATGCCCCATCTATAATCATGAGAGAATATTCAAAAGTTTTAAGGATGTTGAATTTGGAATTTGACTTGAATTGTGTAATCTAGTCGTGCAACGTACCCATCGAAATCGCATTCCCTTAGCGAGGTCTCATTTCCCCTACACTTTAATTGATCCATTAAAAATAACTGTGAATCGGCATTGCCATAGTAACCTGCAGGCCTGACTTCTTGAGCACCGTATATGAAACCCAGCTCCTTGCACGCAACATTAGCAGCAATCATTCCAAAACCATCATCACACACCTGTCCCCATTTTTCCCATACTGTAATAAGGTAAGAAACAATTGGTATACACTGATGTAGTTCCACTAGTAATTCGTAGACCATATTGTAACTGATTGCAATACTATTATACCGTTTTCATCTTAAGATTACCTTTGACTTCCACTCTACCCTGATTGGTATTGTTGGATCCGCTTAATCTAATTTCATATccataattttccaaattacaaCTGCTTTCATCAGTACGATCTCCACagttattttttccatcacaTAGTAGTGACTGATTTATACATTTTCCATTTCCGCAAACGAACATATCACTACAGTTGATGCTTCTTTCATCCATTtcataataatcataatcTATGGAGGGTTGTAGGTCTCCAGTAAGCCCGATGTTACTGTCACTGAGTAAACAGACATTCCCATCAGCTCTAAAATgtgaaataacaaattttagtATTGAAAGTTCAGTACCTGGAATACTATCAGAGACAACTGTATTGATTAAATcatatattattttgttttatgaGAAAATTGCTGATAAACTAGAACttgattacaaatttttatcgttaagTGACCAATATAATCTAAACATACTTATGACTGAACGATCGACACGTAAAATCAGCTTCCTTACACCTGAGAGCACATGTTTTCAGTGGAGTGTTTAACCATTTCTCTACATCGTGGTCATCTAAATGATGTTGTtctatttttgtataaaattccaagTGCTGAGAACAGTCCTGTTCATCAACTCCATTGGTGCAGTCCTGAAATGTTATTAAAGTTTAATGTTAGACAGAAATGTTAGCttatcattatttatcaattgaaaattaaatgacaCCACATCATCCTATACCTCTTGGCCATCACAAATCCATGGTGATGGAATACATTCGCCAGGTGTGCATTCAAAATGTTTTGGCTTGCAGCGTCCTGCTGTGACAGTCCTTATCATAcctaaaaaaacatttgaagaGTAATTCATTACCATACATTTGAAAAGATTGACAAAAGTTTCGACAAAATGTACAATTTGTAATGTAGTCTACCTTGTTCGGCACACGGTGGAATGTCACAGTGTTCAAATTCGCCATTCAGTCCAGTAAAACACCAAGGTTTCAGTTCCCTGTTTGGATTTGGATTCCTACAGTAGTTAtgttctttcaatttttctctaatttcaTCAGAAACCACCTGTAATAtagcaaaaatgaaaattgaatgattatAGGTTGGGACATTTTCAGCAAAGATGAATCAGCCCTACCTTAAAATGGAGGTGCTGCTCGATCGCCTCGTCATTCCATGGAAGACACTGTGCTCCTGATTCTgtgatatttgcttttcccGAATAGTGCTGGCCCTTGCCATAAACGCATCCTATTACGAGACATTAGTTATGAGAATTGTAGTTTTTAAGCGatatttcttacaattagtatttGTTTTACCAATATCATTGTAGACCCTCTTGCAGATGTACGAATGTCCTTTGGATGATGTAGCACAGTCCTCAATGTCCCAAAAGAAGTAATCACTCAGGCAACTTTTGTCAGGACGATTATGGCAGGAAAATATACGCTTCATGACAATGCATACTGGACGCGAGCCAACCGATGGAGGTATTCTTTCGTCCTGCATCCAGCCAGGCCACCAATTGGCAAACCTAACAcagaaacaaaattcaatttatacacAACTACAAGCAGCCTTACTgtgtaattgaaataatgatgtaGTGAGCAATAACGTACCTAAACTTGGCATGATTCGAATCTTCCCAGAGCCAAATTGTTCTGTTTAGGGTTGTGAAACCAAATCCTGATGTCATGATAGAGTTAACATCTGGACGTCTCTGCACCAGCCACTCGGATATAAAATTGTTCTCTGTTTGATCGAGAACATCCAATAGCCTTGCCCCTTTACTATTACAGTAGTCCAAAGCCTCAGCATGATTTAATGCTGTATCGGGGTTTGCCAAATGATAGCAAAAACCTCTGTGCGGTATTTCATCTTCTCTGCAATAGGCTGCTCTGTTTGGTAAACAACGGATTCCAACAGCATCGCGGGCTACGTCACAATATGGATTGTGTGTGAAcctgattttaatttaatgAAAGTTAtagtttacaataaattaattttacaataattaattaactattGCCAGGATGTCCGATCAGAGCTATAAATTGTGATAGTAACGGCTATACATATCCAAGTTTGTATAAATTGCCTAGTTGTTAgacatgtattttttcaatcttactTGCAAGATTGGAAGTATGTTTCATTTCCAATGCAATCCACACTGTCGGCTGCTACCCAAGGTAGCTCATCATTCTGATTATTATTTCCCTGCCATGCCATTTCAGCTCCCctagcaaaaaaatataaaaaattcccTTACCATCGCATATAAACTGTGTACTTTGTTTTCAAGATTTATACGAATGGGGAGAAATGAGATACAATGCAATTTTCGGATTAAAATACCTTGTGTATCCCAACTGCCTGCAAACAATATTAGCTTTTTTGAGGGTCCATGCATTTCTATGATCGCATACAATTCCCCAACCAGGCTGAGTACCTTGTACTTCTAAATAACCTTCCTCCAAAATAGAACCGCCACGCAGCCGCAGCATCTACAAATTGgttgtataaatacatattgCTGATTGTGCCTCAAATTAATTCATATTATGCACTGAAGAaccatcaaattttcatcagctGCAGCATTGTATAGATTGAGAGTTGAGATTAATTGCTTGTCTCATTATTCGGAACTGCCTCAAGTATACAATATCACATTGCATGTActgtaattaaatatttatcatacTCAATTCATCGTTAATATCTCACCTGGCCAGATATTGGTGTAATATTAATCCATTCATCCCAGCCGTTTATGGGCTGAACACCTTGTACAAAGTAAACAGGGAAAGGAGGTTCACCTGAAAAGATAGAACAAATCTTCGTAACGTCATTTTTCAACGAAGGgtcaaacaattttattacaattcaGACCTGTATCTGAAGAAATTGGATGGAAATTTAACTTTCAAGTTGTTTTTGTTGAAGTCATCTTCATCTGCTTGTGTTGCGTAATTCAATAATTAGAAAGAAAGGGTAACATATTGTACTTACCAATTTCACGAATATTGTAATACCTTTTTTGTACAAGAGGACGCAACATTCCTGCAATACATTAACATTTTCTACCCACCTTTACTGTTTACGAATTCTACACCAAAAATATCTAGATCAATTTCTTGATTAGTAACTTTCATGATTCCTGAAGTTTTTGAACCCTCAGAAATTTGTCTATCATCTTTATCAAGTTTTTTATCTTCCATAGTGGCTTCAGTCTCTACCAAAGTACTTGTAGATTCAAGTGttgtatattcaatttttgtttcattcaatttttcgtcattATCCTTGTCACTATCAAACTCAATTTGAGCGTGGAGTTTATTTTTGTCAGTTGTGTCATAATCTCTTTCCCCTTCTgctaaattatatatataaacataatTTCTTGGTTCATTATGATATAGATTGCATCCTGTATATCGACTAATTTCCGTGGTACATGtcgaattttttctacaaagttATCCCATGCAATTAGTCTAAAGTAACATGTTTTTAAAGCCgaaaatttacatattctACTGGTATTGACGTTCTTGGCTTACCAAGATatttagaatcgatttgttaTTCAATGCATTATTCATTTGCTGGTGTATTAATGGTACTAAAACATTGTAGTGGAGGTTTTtcataataaattgataatgCCAAGCAATTTTTTGGCTTACCTAAAACTGAAACTCCATTTTTATTGCCAAATTTTTGTGCATCAGAATGTCCTTGattaatttctatttctttcgTAATGTAATGACCCTGGATTTCATTTACATTCGCATATATTCCACTTGGATACCAGTTTTTATTAATCATTGTCAGATCGGTTGAGTTTCGGTAGTGGAAATTCTTCCCAtctgtttttctttgtctttttaTAGTTTTAGTGCCAGGCTTGCTAGGAACTTGATGAAAAACATTTGTTCTCATTGTCCATTGATCTGATTTCGAATCAAGATCATGATCACTTTCTCTGTGACCAGCCAGATCTATTTTTCCTGATGAAAGACCTAACAAATCAGTTTTGACTGAGGGTAATTTTTTAGATGTGTGTATTGTACTCTCTACTACTCTGCTATTCGAATTCCCGTTTCTGAACATGGTA
The Neodiprion fabricii isolate iyNeoFabr1 chromosome 1, iyNeoFabr1.1, whole genome shotgun sequence DNA segment above includes these coding regions:
- the LOC124179001 gene encoding uncharacterized protein LOC124179001 isoform X1; translation: MKPSENIFLLAVLTIIYFCNTSLAIFDPRETHAVKPAIRREFPILWYSPSSTTPIPIEPQVPEGVKDSGLRPKKPVVFNNGGYTYSKYGTFNRKIEQQSTNNFYNNYDQGQDGQQENSAFQHRYGQDQNLGYSDQNSYYENGWFVDNANNQKPYEDFAIEIKKPYKDTKDFKVKPVKSIRVAKYDSETGAVCPAPDATGQFVYPPDCKFFVNCWNGRAFVQPCAPGTLFNPETLECDFPTKVQCYGSELIDLNNQYNIRPSAKKQPSQISEPEREWRVPSPTNQHPSCPPSFTGLLPHPIDCTKFLQCANGVTFIMDCGPGTVFNPTVSVCDWPYNVKGCEDALKPKTDPTSIPVWQGIDMRGDMNLQVPQERIKPDVVTCSEGQEGLFRHPTDCKKFLQCSNANTHIMDCGPGTVFNPLTRVCDFPYNVEGCGEEHLKTTTEISDFGIKSSVGNSERQSETSFDHRTHWGVVPNVSNNQRFDSRKDYGNNYNRGNENSNPTVSWHPYYNYNNEGNSNDRIDKGNDGQTESSLSGNFNGNPNTYYNDPNRGQSNTHNSEGSQYGSDQNIYVDSSYRLPSEGQNSNESKNDGKQFIITPATPESVTSQQSWNQPETFVDQPGRFKPSTWTAEEKEDKHPTNPVLNHQWQQGSKSIDVNKNPGTANSMNVLNALHQDSMFYNKHKPDTNTANNNNPSNLLQNNQIPFSQYQPNNNALGSSFINGQYAITNQGYGQEYWHATEGNMDVNETYGDIIHRNSSNKNMIQSPILNTDQYTDTMFRNGNSNSRVVESTIHTSKKLPSVKTDLLGLSSGKIDLAGHRESDHDLDSKSDQWTMRTNVFHQVPSKPGTKTIKRQRKTDGKNFHYRNSTDLTMINKNWYPSGIYANVNEIQGHYITKEIEINQGHSDAQKFGNKNGVSVLAEGERDYDTTDKNKLHAQIEFDSDKDNDEKLNETKIEYTTLESTSTLVETEATMEDKKLDKDDRQISEGSKTSGIMKVTNQEIDLDIFGVEFVNSKGEPPFPVYFVQGVQPINGWDEWINITPISGQMLRLRGGSILEEGYLEVQGTQPGWGIVCDHRNAWTLKKANIVCRQLGYTRGAEMAWQGNNNQNDELPWVAADSVDCIGNETYFQSCKFTHNPYCDVARDAVGIRCLPNRAAYCREDEIPHRGFCYHLANPDTALNHAEALDYCNSKGARLLDVLDQTENNFISEWLVQRRPDVNSIMTSGFGFTTLNRTIWLWEDSNHAKFRFANWWPGWMQDERIPPSVGSRPVCIVMKRIFSCHNRPDKSCLSDYFFWDIEDCATSSKGHSYICKRVYNDIGCVYGKGQHYSGKANITESGAQCLPWNDEAIEQHLHFKVVSDEIREKLKEHNYCRNPNPNRELKPWCFTGLNGEFEHCDIPPCAEQGMIRTVTAGRCKPKHFECTPGECIPSPWICDGQEDCTNGVDEQDCSQHLEFYTKIEQHHLDDHDVEKWLNTPLKTCALRCKEADFTCRSFSHKADGNVCLLSDSNIGLTGDLQPSIDYDYYEMDERSINCSDMFVCGNGKCINQSLLCDGKNNCGDRTDESSCNLENYGYEIRLSGSNNTNQGRVEVKVWEKWGQVCDDGFGMIAANVACKELGFIYGAQEVRPAGYYGNADSQLFLMDQLKCRGNETSLRECDFDGWGIHNCLPEEAVGIVCKTAVNTCQDGSWKCDNSPECIPTPFICDEVVDCSDRSDEGPEHCEAPFELRLSGGSNLLEGRVEVRHHGIWGTVCDDDFSDTAATVICRSLGYGGPATAIKNGAFGPGDGPIWLDEVFCSGNETQLYRCDHEHWGRHNCGHDEDVGVRCESGEVIRHEKSVPYLPEVTANDILPTDCGKRIEDFDENDEYMARVVQGSVAQKGAYPWQASLRVRGHSRSNHWCGAVIISPLYVLTAAHCLEGYNKGMYFVRAGDYNTEVDDGTEVEANIEDYYIHEDFRKGQRMNNDIALVMLKGQGIPLGRNIMPICLPPENVEYLPGLNCTISGWGSIESGKSVQSHFLRFGWVPILDQSVCQADYVYGEGAISDGMVCAGYLNEGVDSCDGDSGGPLACIHNNAFTLYGLTSWGKHCGEANKPGVYVRIAHYKKWIEQKIQQSSARM
- the LOC124179001 gene encoding uncharacterized protein LOC124179001 isoform X6, translating into MKPSENIFLLAVLTIIYFCNTSLAIFDPRETHAVKPAIRREFPILWYSPSSTTPIPIEPQVPEGVKDSGLRPKKPVVFNNGGYTYSKYGTFNRKIEQQSTNNFYNNYDQGQDGQQENSAFQHRYGQDQNLGYSDQNSYYENGWFVDNANNQKPYEDFAIEIKKPYKDTKDFKVKPVKSIRVAKYDSETGAVCPAPDATGQFVYPPDCKFFVNCWNGRAFVQPCAPGTLFNPETLECDFPTKVQCYGSELIDLNNQYNIRPSAKKQPSQISEPEREWRVPSPTNQHPSCPPSFTGLLPHPIDCTKFLQCANGVTFIMDCGPGTVFNPTVSVCDWPYNVKGCEDALKPKTDPTSIPVWQGIDMRGDMNLQVPQERIKPDVVTCSEGQEGLFRHPTDCKKFLQCSNANTHIMDCGPGTVFNPLTRVCDFPYNVEGCGEEHLKTTTEISDFGIKSSVGNSERQSETSFDHRTHWGVVPNVSNNQRFDSRKDYGNNYNRGNENSNPTVSWHPYYNYNNEGNSNDRIDKGNDGQTESSLSGNFNGNPNTYYNDPNRGQSNTHNSEGSQYGSDQNIYVDSSYRLPSEGQNSNESKNDGKQFIITPATPESVTSQQSWNQPETFVDQPGRFKPSTWTAEEKEDKHPTNPVLNHQWQQGEPPFPVYFVQGVQPINGWDEWINITPISGQMLRLRGGSILEEGYLEVQGTQPGWGIVCDHRNAWTLKKANIVCRQLGYTRGAEMAWQGNNNQNDELPWVAADSVDCIGNETYFQSCKFTHNPYCDVARDAVGIRCLPNRAAYCREDEIPHRGFCYHLANPDTALNHAEALDYCNSKGARLLDVLDQTENNFISEWLVQRRPDVNSIMTSGFGFTTLNRTIWLWEDSNHAKFRFANWWPGWMQDERIPPSVGSRPVCIVMKRIFSCHNRPDKSCLSDYFFWDIEDCATSSKGHSYICKRVYNDIGCVYGKGQHYSGKANITESGAQCLPWNDEAIEQHLHFKVVSDEIREKLKEHNYCRNPNPNRELKPWCFTGLNGEFEHCDIPPCAEQGMIRTVTAGRCKPKHFECTPGECIPSPWICDGQEDCTNGVDEQDCSQHLEFYTKIEQHHLDDHDVEKWLNTPLKTCALRCKEADFTCRSFSHKADGNVCLLSDSNIGLTGDLQPSIDYDYYEMDERSINCSDMFVCGNGKCINQSLLCDGKNNCGDRTDESSCNLENYGYEIRLSGSNNTNQGRVEVKVWEKWGQVCDDGFGMIAANVACKELGFIYGAQEVRPAGYYGNADSQLFLMDQLKCRGNETSLRECDFDGWGIHNCLPEEAVGIVCKTAVNTCQDGSWKCDNSPECIPTPFICDEVVDCSDRSDEGPEHCEAPFELRLSGGSNLLEGRVEVRHHGIWGTVCDDDFSDTAATVICRSLGYGGPATAIKNGAFGPGDGPIWLDEVFCSGNETQLYRCDHEHWGRHNCGHDEDVGVRCESGEVIRHEKSVPYLPEVTANDILPTDCGKRIEDFDENDEYMARVVQGSVAQKGAYPWQASLRVRGHSRSNHWCGAVIISPLYVLTAAHCLEGYNKGMYFVRAGDYNTEVDDGTEVEANIEDYYIHEDFRKGQRMNNDIALVMLKGQGIPLGRNIMPICLPPENVEYLPGLNCTISGWGSIESGKSVQSHFLRFGWVPILDQSVCQADYVYGEGAISDGMVCAGYLNEGVDSCDGDSGGPLACIHNNAFTLYGLTSWGKHCGEANKPGVYVRIAHYKKWIEQKIQQSSARM
- the LOC124179001 gene encoding uncharacterized protein LOC124179001 isoform X3, producing the protein MKPSENIFLLAVLTIIYFCNTSLAIFDPRETHAVKPAIRREFPILWYSPSSTTPIPIEPQVPEGVKDSGLRPKKPVVFNNGGYTYSKYGTFNRKIEQQSTNNFYNNYDQGQDGQQENSAFQHRYGQDQNLGYSDQNSYYENGWFVDNANNQKPYEDFAIEIKKPYKDTKDFKVKPVKSIRVAKYDSETGAVCPAPDATGQFVYPPDCKFFVNCWNGRAFVQPCAPGTLFNPETLECDFPTKVQCYGSELIDLNNQYNIRPSAKKQPSQISEPEREWRVPSPTNQHPSCPPSFTGLLPHPIDCTKFLQCANGVTFIMDCGPGTVFNPTVSVCDWPYNVKGCEDALKPKTDPTSIPVWQGIDMRGDMNLQVPQERIKPDVVTCSEGQEGLFRHPTDCKKFLQCSNANTHIMDCGPGTVFNPLTRVCDFPYNVEGCGEDLKTTTEISDFGIKSSVGNSERQSETSFDHRTHWGVVPNVSNNQRFDSRKDYGNNYNRGNENSNPTVSWHPYYNYNNEGNSNDRIDKGNDGQTESSLSGNFNGNPNTYYNDPNRGQSNTHNSEGSQYGSDQNIYVDSSYRLPSEGQNSNESKNDGKQFIITPATPESVTSQQSWNQPETFVDQPGRFKPSTWTAEEKEDKHPTNPVLNHQWQQGSKSIDVNKNPGTANSMNVLNALHQDSMFYNKHKPDTNTANNNNPSNLLQNNQIPFSQYQPNNNALGSSFINGQYAITNQGYGQEYWHATEGNMDVNETYGDIIHRNSSNKNMIQSPILNTDQYTDTMFRNGNSNSRVVESTIHTSKKLPSVKTDLLGLSSGKIDLAGHRESDHDLDSKSDQWTMRTNVFHQVPSKPGTKTIKRQRKTDGKNFHYRNSTDLTMINKNWYPSGIYANVNEIQGHYITKEIEINQGHSDAQKFGNKNGVSVLAEGERDYDTTDKNKLHAQIEFDSDKDNDEKLNETKIEYTTLESTSTLVETEATMEDKKLDKDDRQISEGSKTSGIMKVTNQEIDLDIFGVEFVNSKGEPPFPVYFVQGVQPINGWDEWINITPISGQMLRLRGGSILEEGYLEVQGTQPGWGIVCDHRNAWTLKKANIVCRQLGYTRGAEMAWQGNNNQNDELPWVAADSVDCIGNETYFQSCKFTHNPYCDVARDAVGIRCLPNRAAYCREDEIPHRGFCYHLANPDTALNHAEALDYCNSKGARLLDVLDQTENNFISEWLVQRRPDVNSIMTSGFGFTTLNRTIWLWEDSNHAKFRFANWWPGWMQDERIPPSVGSRPVCIVMKRIFSCHNRPDKSCLSDYFFWDIEDCATSSKGHSYICKRVYNDIGCVYGKGQHYSGKANITESGAQCLPWNDEAIEQHLHFKVVSDEIREKLKEHNYCRNPNPNRELKPWCFTGLNGEFEHCDIPPCAEQGMIRTVTAGRCKPKHFECTPGECIPSPWICDGQEDCTNGVDEQDCSQHLEFYTKIEQHHLDDHDVEKWLNTPLKTCALRCKEADFTCRSFSHKADGNVCLLSDSNIGLTGDLQPSIDYDYYEMDERSINCSDMFVCGNGKCINQSLLCDGKNNCGDRTDESSCNLENYGYEIRLSGSNNTNQGRVEVKVWEKWGQVCDDGFGMIAANVACKELGFIYGAQEVRPAGYYGNADSQLFLMDQLKCRGNETSLRECDFDGWGIHNCLPEEAVGIVCKTAVNTCQDGSWKCDNSPECIPTPFICDEVVDCSDRSDEGPEHCEAPFELRLSGGSNLLEGRVEVRHHGIWGTVCDDDFSDTAATVICRSLGYGGPATAIKNGAFGPGDGPIWLDEVFCSGNETQLYRCDHEHWGRHNCGHDEDVGVRCESGEVIRHEKSVPYLPEVTANDILPTDCGKRIEDFDENDEYMARVVQGSVAQKGAYPWQASLRVRGHSRSNHWCGAVIISPLYVLTAAHCLEGYNKGMYFVRAGDYNTEVDDGTEVEANIEDYYIHEDFRKGQRMNNDIALVMLKGQGIPLGRNIMPICLPPENVEYLPGLNCTISGWGSIESGKSVQSHFLRFGWVPILDQSVCQADYVYGEGAISDGMVCAGYLNEGVDSCDGDSGGPLACIHNNAFTLYGLTSWGKHCGEANKPGVYVRIAHYKKWIEQKIQQSSARM